A genomic stretch from Hemicordylus capensis ecotype Gifberg chromosome 1, rHemCap1.1.pri, whole genome shotgun sequence includes:
- the LOC128323938 gene encoding zinc finger BED domain-containing protein 4-like, whose translation MRSLGDRPEEAPNTEVEDLVPRSPWERTPQALAAYERQESHTVPSSSEVKPEARESAIPQVQPEGSESSIPELNVSAVPSVLPEEEEAFCSVSPTDAIPGPPMHPRTTSLPASSATSHHGSDGAPLLSSTSTSASNAAFLGHQSGQALPPVENAASNERTLEHIGRAIKQDLRKSLCPMVHFTIDYWETGPTTGYLVFVAHWVVNNGLLLWRRQAVMIMYEAEPSNLTGIILDNLKRLRDKWFHPMQLQVGYVVTPTMAVPQAVGDCCLGWVFSPVDCLGQLIKGVMEKVRNEDFLILWVWQVLCKVSIHFEQSPVAHERLRELQLLYHLPQELLHEKMPTASNNLFLLLEFLLARRKAFSALEPEIPGLFFTRRDWCLMRHLACLLKPFEETITTIQKEDANLGQVLPELQLLEDKVKGCFPLLLQESNFTVSVAATRFATELLKSLENHSKLGLDRENLLYQTATLLHPCFRDHIHKYLKGDIEKKKWQLKVWVTQQIEKEYLNLSSAYVTPSLTEIVSKELESYLQDNIDPVFLQMDPLVYWITKKYIWPSLSTVAFRCFSCPPSPLILREGLGIEDLMIAGRCEVRVALKRLNRNWIAAGSGVSNTSTETGSQSMA comes from the coding sequence ATGAGAAGCTTAGGCGACAGACCAGAAGAGGCACCCAATACGGAAGTTGAAGACCTTGTGCCTAGAAGTCCTTGGGAGAGAACCCCTCAAGCTCTTGCTGCATATGAGAGACAAGAGAGCCACACAGTTCCATCATCGTCAGAGGTGAAGCCAGAGGCCAGGGAGTCCGCCATCCCACAGGTGCAGCCAGAGGGCAGCGAATCTTCCATCCCAGAGCTCAATGTCTCAGCTGTGCCAAGTGTTCTCCCTGAAGAGGAAGAGGCATTCTGCTCAGTCAGCCCAACAGATGCAATCCCTGGTCCTCCCATGCATCCCAGAACTACATCACTCCCTGCCTCTAGTGCCACAAGCCACCATGGCAGTGATGGAGCCCCACTGCTGAGCAGTACATCTACAAGTGCAAGCAATGCTGCATTCCTTGGACACCAAAGTGGCCAGGCTTTGCCCCCAGTTGAAAATGCTGCTTCAAATGAACGAACCTTAGAACACATCGGTAGAGCAATTAAGCAAGACCTGAGAAAGTCCCTCTGTCCAATGGTCCATTTCACCATTGATTACTGGGAGACTGGACCAACCACAGGCTATCTGGTTTTTGTAGCACACTGGGTTGTGAACAACGGTTTACTTCTGTGGAGGCGCCAGGCAGTGATGATCATGTATGAGGCTGAGCCGAGCAACTTGACTGGAATCATACTCGACAATCTAAAGAGGTTGAGGGACAAGTGGTTCCATCCCATGCAGCTGCAAGTGGGGTATGTGGTGACACCTACAATGGCAGTGCCACAGGCAGTTGGAGATTGTTGTCTGGGATGGGTTTTCTCCCCTGTTGACTGCTTGGGCCAGCTGATTAAAGGAGTTATGGAAAAGGTGAGAAATGAAGACTTTCTCATTTTATGGGTTTGGCAAGTCCTATGCAAAGTCAGCATTCACTTTGAGCAATCCCCAGTGGCCCACGAACGCCTAAGAGAATTGCAGTTGCTGTATCATCTCCCCCAGGAACTTCTTCATGAGAAGATGCCAACTGCATCAAATAACCTCTTTCTCTTACTGGAGTTTCTACTTGCCCGACGAAAGGCATTCAGTGCTCTTGAGCCTGAGATCCCTGGCCTCTTCTTTACACGTCGGGACTGGTGCCTGATGCGCCATCTGGCCTGCCTCCTGAAGCCCTTTGAAGAGACCATCACTACAATTCAGAAGGAAGATGCTAACCTAGGCCAAGTCCTTCCTGAGCTCCAGTTGCTTGAGGACAAGGTAAAAGGATGCTTCCCGCTGCTGCTGCAAGAGTCAAATTTTACTGTTTCTGTTGCTGCTACtcgctttgccactgagctgctgAAATCTCTGGAAAACCACAGTAAGCTAGGTCTAGACAGAGAAAACCTTCTGTACCAGACTGCAACCTTGCTTCATCCCTGCTTCAGGGACCACATCCATAAATACCTGAAGGGAGACATAGAGAAGAAAAAGTGGCAATTGAAGGTTTGGGTGACACAGCAGATTGAGAAGGAATACTTAAACTTGTCTAGTGCTTATGTAACTCCTTCTTTGACTGAGATAGTAAGCAAAGAACTGGAATCTTACCTTCAGGACAACATAGACCCTGTTTTTTTACAAATGGACCCCCTGGTCTACTGGATCACAAAAAAATACATATGGCCATCCCTCTCTACAGTGGCATTCCGGTGTTTCTCATGCCCTCCCAGCCCTCTCATTTTGAGGGAAGGCCTTGGTATTGAAGACTTGATGATAGCAGGAAGATGTGAGGTAAGGGTTGCACTCAAAAGACTGAACAGAAACTGGATAGCTGCGGGATCCGGGGTCTCCAATACTAGCACAGAAACTGGAAGCCAATCCATGGCCTGA